The Flavobacterium piscisymbiosum genome includes a region encoding these proteins:
- the dnaA gene encoding chromosomal replication initiator protein DnaA, with the protein MTKTAQSVWENCLSFIKDNIQDQAYKTWFEPIKSVELTDNALYIQVPSKFFYEWLEEHYVKLLKVALTKELGKNAKLLYKIKMENTYGNKQPFTEQLPSSNRVPMKPQEVDAPFKNLNPELKNPFVIPGIRNLKIESQLNPNYSFDNFLEGDSNRLARSAGMAVANKPGGTSFNPLLIFGGVGLGKTHLAHAIGVEVKDKYPEKTVLYISAEIFTQQYIDSVKKNNRNDFIHFYQLIDVLIIDDVQFLSGKSGTQDVFFHIFNYLHQNGKQVILTSDKAPVDMQDIEQRLLSRFKWGLSAELHQPDYETRISILKNILYRDGVEMPEDIIEYVARNIKSNVRELEGAIISLIAQSSFNKKEVTIELAKSVVEKFVKNVKREISIDYIQKIVSDYFQLDIETLQSKTRKRHVVQARQLAMFFAKKFTKASLANIGSQIGDRDHATVLHACKTVDNLVSTDKQFKKFVEDINKKLTL; encoded by the coding sequence ATGACTAAAACTGCTCAATCGGTATGGGAAAACTGTTTGTCCTTTATAAAAGACAATATTCAAGATCAAGCATATAAAACTTGGTTCGAACCAATCAAATCAGTTGAGCTAACCGACAACGCGTTATATATTCAGGTACCAAGTAAATTTTTCTACGAATGGCTAGAAGAACACTACGTAAAATTATTGAAAGTTGCGCTTACCAAAGAACTGGGAAAAAACGCAAAGTTACTCTATAAAATTAAAATGGAGAACACTTATGGAAATAAACAGCCTTTTACCGAGCAGCTGCCAAGTTCCAACAGAGTGCCAATGAAACCGCAAGAGGTTGATGCTCCGTTTAAAAACCTGAATCCTGAACTAAAGAATCCTTTTGTAATTCCGGGAATCAGAAATTTAAAAATTGAATCACAGTTAAATCCTAATTATAGTTTTGACAATTTCCTTGAAGGAGACTCAAACCGTTTAGCTCGTTCTGCAGGTATGGCAGTTGCCAACAAACCTGGAGGAACATCATTTAATCCTTTATTGATTTTTGGTGGAGTTGGTTTAGGAAAAACACACTTAGCACACGCGATAGGTGTTGAAGTAAAAGATAAATATCCTGAAAAAACGGTTTTATATATTTCTGCCGAAATTTTCACACAACAATATATTGATTCGGTTAAAAAGAATAATCGTAATGATTTCATTCACTTTTACCAATTAATCGACGTTTTGATTATTGATGACGTTCAGTTTTTATCTGGAAAATCAGGAACTCAGGACGTATTTTTCCATATTTTCAACTATTTGCACCAAAACGGAAAACAGGTAATTTTGACTTCGGACAAAGCTCCTGTTGATATGCAGGATATCGAACAACGTTTGTTATCACGTTTTAAATGGGGATTATCTGCTGAATTACACCAGCCAGATTACGAAACCAGAATTTCGATCTTAAAAAATATTCTATATCGTGATGGTGTTGAGATGCCGGAAGATATCATTGAATATGTTGCCCGCAACATTAAATCGAATGTTAGGGAACTTGAAGGCGCTATTATCTCATTGATCGCACAATCTTCTTTCAACAAAAAAGAAGTTACGATTGAATTGGCAAAAAGCGTTGTAGAGAAATTTGTTAAAAACGTAAAGAGAGAAATCTCTATCGATTATATTCAAAAAATTGTGTCAGATTATTTTCAGTTGGATATTGAAACACTTCAATCTAAAACCAGAAAGAGGCACGTGGTTCAGGCAAGACAATTGGCGATGTTTTTTGCAAAGAAATTTACTAAAGCTTCTTTGGCAAACATTGGTTCGCAAATTGGAGATCGTGATCACGCTACCGTTTTACACGCTTGTAAAACCGTTGACAATTTAGTTTCTACAGACAAGCAATTCAAGAAATTTGTCGAAGACATCAACAAAAAATTAACGCTATAA
- a CDS encoding low molecular weight protein-tyrosine-phosphatase produces MPVKILMVCLGNICRSPLAEGILASKLPENFIVDSAGTGSWHVGHSPDKRSIAVAKKNGLCIDNQKGKQFKTADFDEFDYIYVMDSSNYRDVIHLAKTPEHKNKVHLILNELFPDENVDVPDPYYGTANGFDNVYQMLDEVAEIIAKKLIEKHS; encoded by the coding sequence ATGCCAGTAAAAATTTTAATGGTTTGCTTGGGAAATATTTGCAGATCACCTTTAGCCGAAGGTATTTTAGCATCAAAATTACCTGAAAATTTTATAGTTGATTCCGCAGGAACAGGATCGTGGCATGTGGGTCATTCACCAGATAAACGTTCGATTGCTGTAGCCAAAAAAAACGGCTTATGCATTGACAATCAAAAAGGAAAACAATTTAAAACAGCTGATTTTGACGAATTTGATTATATTTATGTTATGGATAGTTCAAATTACCGAGACGTCATTCATTTAGCCAAAACTCCGGAACACAAAAATAAAGTACATCTTATTTTAAACGAATTATTTCCGGACGAAAACGTAGATGTTCCAGATCCTTATTACGGAACTGCAAATGGTTTCGACAATGTTTATCAAATGTTAGACGAAGTTGCCGAAATTATTGCCAAAAAACTTATCGAAAAACATTCATAA
- a CDS encoding SAM-dependent methyltransferase: protein MKLLGKLYLIPTTMGESDPMDVLPQTVKRSIDFIDHYIVENEKTARKSIKAVSPEKKQSELILFTLNKRTEPSEHLDFIKPLLEGKNVGLMSEAGCPGVADPGAVIVKLAHEKGIQVVPLVGPSSILLAMMASGMNGQSFTFNGYLPIDKDEKKSALKHFEKLSQDKNQSQIFIETPYRNNKLVEDILQIVNPSTHLCIATDITLPTEFIKTMRVADWKKLKVDLHNRPTIFIIHKM, encoded by the coding sequence ATGAAACTTCTAGGAAAACTATATTTAATTCCAACCACAATGGGCGAAAGCGATCCTATGGATGTTTTGCCACAAACCGTAAAAAGAAGTATCGATTTTATAGATCATTATATTGTTGAAAACGAGAAAACGGCCAGAAAATCAATAAAAGCAGTTTCTCCTGAAAAAAAACAATCAGAACTTATACTTTTCACACTTAATAAACGCACAGAACCCAGCGAGCATTTAGACTTCATCAAACCTTTATTAGAAGGAAAAAATGTAGGTTTAATGAGCGAAGCCGGTTGTCCCGGAGTTGCTGATCCCGGTGCTGTAATTGTAAAATTGGCACACGAAAAAGGAATTCAGGTTGTGCCTTTAGTTGGTCCGTCTTCCATTCTACTTGCAATGATGGCTTCCGGAATGAACGGTCAAAGCTTTACTTTCAACGGATATTTGCCAATTGATAAAGATGAGAAAAAATCGGCTTTGAAACATTTTGAGAAATTATCTCAGGATAAAAACCAATCGCAGATTTTTATTGAAACCCCATACAGAAACAATAAATTGGTTGAAGATATTTTACAAATCGTAAATCCTTCAACTCATTTATGTATTGCAACTGATATTACTTTACCAACAGAATTCATTAAAACAATGCGTGTTGCAGATTGGAAAAAATTAAAAGTTGATTTACATAACCGACCAACGATTTTTATTATTCATAAAATGTAA
- a CDS encoding energy transducer TonB, translating into MKKFLILILICLAQNTFSQEVAKPNTTDDDNKIYNTAGIDVKPEFPGGLEAMNGFIKQNFKNPKEGLKGKIYTTFIIEKDGSLSDIKILRDLGHETGTEAIRVLKLFPKWSPGKQNNKIIRVLYSIPMIIN; encoded by the coding sequence ATGAAAAAGTTTCTAATCCTTATTTTGATTTGCCTTGCGCAAAATACATTTTCTCAAGAGGTTGCTAAACCCAATACAACCGATGATGACAACAAAATCTACAATACTGCAGGCATAGATGTTAAACCTGAATTTCCCGGAGGATTAGAAGCAATGAATGGCTTTATAAAACAAAATTTCAAAAACCCAAAAGAAGGTTTAAAAGGAAAAATATACACCACTTTTATTATTGAAAAAGATGGATCGTTAAGTGACATTAAAATTTTAAGAGACCTTGGACACGAAACAGGTACAGAAGCCATAAGAGTTTTAAAACTATTTCCAAAATGGAGTCCCGGAAAACAAAACAATAAAATTATTAGAGTTCTCTACTCCATTCCAATGATAATAAATTAA
- a CDS encoding methionine aminotransferase, whose translation MSKLPNVTTSIFTVMSKMATEYNAINLSQGFPNFPVDERLTDILARLAKENVHQYTPMAGLPPLMNQIANLIQSSYKRTINPDLELLVTAGATQGIFTSILALVKTGDEVVILDPSYDSYESPVLLCNAKPVRVALNDDYTPNWETIEKACSSKTRMIIINNPHNPTGKILTEADFLELEKLLSKHPDIIVLSDEVYEYITFEEKHISAHTKDFLLNRCIMVSSFGKSFHITGWKIGYTVAPEHLMKEIKKVHQFLVFSVNSISQAAISEYLNVVDVNLLGKFYQEKRDYFQKLLQNSRFELKPCEGTYFQVTSYTNISNDDDVTFCKKLITDHGVAAIPISTFYSDHKDQKLIRFCFAKDNFTLESAAKKLCDI comes from the coding sequence ATGAGTAAACTTCCAAACGTAACGACAAGCATTTTTACAGTAATGTCTAAAATGGCAACAGAATATAATGCAATTAATCTTTCGCAGGGATTTCCTAACTTTCCGGTTGATGAAAGATTAACAGATATTCTGGCAAGATTAGCTAAGGAAAACGTACATCAATACACACCAATGGCAGGTTTGCCGCCGTTAATGAATCAGATTGCAAATTTAATTCAGAGTTCTTACAAAAGAACGATCAATCCTGATTTAGAACTTTTGGTTACTGCCGGTGCGACACAGGGAATTTTCACTTCGATTTTAGCTTTGGTAAAAACGGGTGACGAAGTTGTAATTCTGGATCCGAGTTATGATTCATACGAATCTCCGGTTTTACTTTGTAATGCAAAACCAGTTCGTGTAGCTTTAAACGATGATTACACACCCAATTGGGAAACGATCGAAAAAGCGTGTTCATCAAAAACCAGGATGATTATTATCAATAATCCGCATAATCCAACAGGGAAAATTTTAACTGAAGCTGATTTTCTTGAACTGGAAAAATTACTTTCAAAACATCCGGACATTATTGTTTTATCTGATGAAGTCTACGAATATATTACATTCGAAGAAAAACACATCTCTGCACATACCAAAGATTTTCTTTTAAACCGTTGCATAATGGTTTCATCTTTCGGAAAATCATTTCATATTACAGGCTGGAAAATTGGCTATACCGTTGCGCCCGAACACTTGATGAAAGAAATTAAAAAAGTACATCAGTTTCTTGTTTTCAGCGTTAACAGTATTTCTCAAGCTGCCATAAGTGAATATTTAAATGTTGTTGATGTGAATTTGCTTGGAAAATTCTATCAGGAAAAACGAGATTATTTCCAGAAACTGCTTCAAAATAGCCGTTTTGAACTAAAACCTTGCGAGGGAACTTATTTTCAGGTTACCTCTTACACCAACATTTCAAACGATGATGATGTTACTTTTTGCAAAAAACTAATTACAGACCATGGCGTTGCTGCCATCCCAATTTCTACTTTTTATTCAGATCATAAAGACCAAAAATTAATACGTTTTTGCTTTGCTAAAGACAATTTCACTTTAGAATCAGCAGCAAAAAAATTATGTGATATATAA
- a CDS encoding SDR family oxidoreductase encodes MSYTDKMLRDDALKGKVIVVTGGGSGLGKAMTKYFLELGAQVAITSRDLEKLKNTATELETETGGKCLPLQCDVRHYEEVENMLQETLKAFGKVDVLLNNAAGNFISPTERLSANAFDTVIDIVLKGSKNCTLAFGKHWIDTKQTSATILNIVTTYAWTGSAYVVPSATAKAGVLAMTRSLAVEWAKYGIRSNAIAPGPFPTKGAWDRLLPGDLAEKFDMAKKVPLKRVGDHQELANLAAYLVSDFSAYVNGDVITIDGGEWLKGAGQFNLLEAIPEELWDQLEMMIKAKKNK; translated from the coding sequence ATGAGCTATACAGATAAAATGTTAAGAGATGACGCTTTAAAAGGTAAAGTCATAGTAGTAACAGGCGGCGGAAGCGGTTTAGGAAAAGCCATGACCAAATATTTCTTAGAATTAGGTGCTCAGGTAGCCATTACTTCAAGAGATTTAGAAAAGCTAAAAAATACGGCCACCGAACTTGAAACTGAAACCGGAGGAAAATGTTTACCGCTTCAATGTGACGTTCGTCATTATGAAGAAGTAGAAAATATGCTTCAGGAAACCTTAAAAGCTTTTGGAAAAGTAGATGTTCTTTTGAACAATGCTGCCGGAAATTTTATTTCTCCAACCGAACGTTTATCTGCAAATGCATTTGATACTGTTATAGATATCGTATTAAAAGGTTCAAAAAACTGTACACTAGCTTTTGGAAAACACTGGATCGATACCAAACAAACATCGGCTACAATATTAAATATCGTAACCACTTATGCCTGGACAGGTTCAGCATATGTTGTACCTAGTGCTACTGCAAAAGCAGGAGTTTTGGCCATGACACGCAGTTTGGCTGTAGAATGGGCAAAATACGGAATCCGTTCTAATGCCATTGCACCGGGACCATTCCCAACAAAAGGCGCGTGGGACAGATTATTACCCGGAGATCTTGCCGAAAAATTTGACATGGCGAAAAAAGTTCCATTGAAACGTGTAGGTGATCATCAGGAATTGGCCAATTTAGCAGCTTATTTAGTATCTGATTTTTCAGCTTATGTAAATGGTGATGTTATCACAATCGATGGTGGCGAATGGCTAAAAGGCGCAGGACAATTTAATTTATTAGAAGCAATTCCGGAAGAACTTTGGGATCAGCTTGAAATGATGATAAAAGCTAAAAAGAATAAATAA
- the udk gene encoding uridine kinase, with product MLIIGIAGGTGSGKTTVVHQIMNELPDTEVGVISQDSYYKETHNLSFDERALINFDHPRAIDFELLVKHLKALKEGETIDQPVYSFIQHNRTDDTVSTHPRKVMIVEGILILTNPELRDLFDVKVYVHADSDERLIRRLKRDISERGRDIEEVLTRYQNTLKPMHEQFIEPSKAFADIIIPNDKYNTVAIDVVRAVINQRIS from the coding sequence ATGCTCATTATTGGAATTGCAGGAGGAACAGGAAGTGGAAAAACAACAGTAGTACATCAAATTATGAACGAATTACCAGACACTGAAGTTGGCGTAATTTCTCAGGATTCCTACTATAAAGAAACCCATAATTTGTCGTTCGACGAAAGAGCATTAATCAATTTTGATCATCCGCGTGCGATCGATTTTGAATTATTGGTAAAACATTTAAAAGCACTAAAAGAAGGCGAAACTATCGATCAGCCTGTTTATTCTTTCATACAACATAACAGAACAGACGATACGGTATCAACGCATCCAAGAAAAGTAATGATTGTAGAAGGCATTCTAATCTTGACCAATCCGGAGCTTCGTGATCTTTTTGATGTTAAAGTTTACGTGCATGCTGACTCTGACGAAAGATTAATTCGCCGTTTAAAACGTGATATTTCAGAACGCGGACGTGATATCGAGGAGGTTTTAACCCGTTATCAAAACACCTTAAAACCTATGCACGAGCAATTTATCGAGCCATCAAAAGCTTTTGCAGACATCATCATTCCTAATGATAAATACAATACTGTAGCCATCGATGTAGTCCGGGCTGTAATTAATCAACGAATTTCATAA
- a CDS encoding FtsB family cell division protein, which yields MKLKNPYKGKRWFKLLSNKYVWVLLFFVVWMLFLDNYSYFDHRFLDGQINELQDNKKYYQDEIKKDQEQIKQLKNPEQIEKYAREKYYMKKDSEDIYIIQFEGDTIQDTKE from the coding sequence ATGAAATTAAAAAATCCATATAAAGGCAAACGCTGGTTTAAATTACTGAGCAATAAATATGTTTGGGTTTTACTCTTTTTTGTAGTCTGGATGTTATTTTTAGACAATTACTCCTATTTTGATCACCGTTTTCTTGACGGACAGATTAATGAACTACAAGACAACAAAAAATATTATCAGGACGAAATAAAGAAAGATCAGGAACAGATCAAGCAGCTTAAAAATCCTGAACAAATAGAAAAATATGCTCGCGAAAAATATTACATGAAAAAAGATAGCGAAGATATTTACATCATTCAATTTGAAGGAGATACCATTCAAGATACAAAAGAATAA